Within the Salvia hispanica cultivar TCC Black 2014 chromosome 4, UniMelb_Shisp_WGS_1.0, whole genome shotgun sequence genome, the region GAGAAATACtactagttaattaattattagtaatagAAATACCATGCAAGTTGACTTTAACTTAATTTAATGTAAGAATATTGTAACTTATGCGTTGATTCTTTTCTCGATTcagtgcgtgtgtgtgtgcacgcaagagagagagagagataccCATTCTAGATGTTGTGCTGTGATTCCAGAAGTATTTCCTGCATATATACCACCCAATACCTGATTTTGCAGGAAATTAGAGATTAGGTAAATCAAAAACTCATCTGTTTTATATGAGAATTCACGATATTTTGATGCTAAAACAAATCTGAAGTTTGTGTAGTGCCAATCTCTAATCTCAATTCAGTTAATCcaaagagtctcatttttacaAACTTCACCAAGcatcattttttcaataattttaagaTAAGAATATGGACTAAGAAATGATTCCTGAATCAACGGTTACCTTGGAAACAGTTTCAAGGAACATGCCAGGTCGCACAGGTAAAGGTTTACGACCAGTAATGCTAGCCTGGAGATCAAGAGTTGGAGTTAAACTGATGCACCGCCTAGTTCACAAGGCTCCTATAAGAAGATTTGGTCTATAGAACAGAGTAACTGACCCTTCCTGCACCTTCTTGGTTATCAGAATTATCTGCACCTTCATCCTTTCCTTGCATTACACTTTTTATCATGTTGCGTACAGTTATTCCTGGTCTTAGAGCAACAAGTTTAGCCAAAAAATTGACCTGTTATAATTGACACACCTCAGTTAGTAAGAACAATTTCATACTATAAGGTAGTGACTGACAGAAATATAAGGACCTCTGGTTCAGGTAGCGTATTGAGACCGCGATCATTTCTTTCATCTAGTATTCCACCACCCATCATGCCCCTGGCTTCTTCTCTGATCAAAACAAGCCTTGCAAGTAGCTTTCTATCGGGAATGACAGGACGGGATTCCATTGTCTGCACAAGCATAATGAACAAGAGTCATGACTGTAAAACCTATTCCTGAAAGCTAGATTAAATAATGCCCACTATTAAGGCCGCAAAAAACACTAGGCATGATGTTTTTTAACGAGAGAGAATTTCGATGGGTGGATTCCTTTGGACTTGGACCGATTCTTTCTGCGAGCTTATAAAGTAGTTATTAGCATACACGAAGGCcagttaattaaaaaatatcaaggTGCTCgagatataatattatatgctACTTCTTTCAATATCTTCAACAACTATCACGGGATAGTAGGAATATAATTTCTCGCATACTCAAATGTTACCAAAGCAGCATCAAAAGTCGCCATACCTGCATCGATGTATTCAGCATCTTATAACAGACTTTACtgtttactttaattattccatAACCGATTATACTTCTAGTTAGAAGCAGCAATGCTGTCCAGATGTTATTAGATAGAAATAGCAATAGTTAAAAGATGATGGATGAAAGCAGCAAAGTATAATTCTGCATAGAACGCACCTCCAGAAGATCATCAGCCTGGTTAGCTATATCATTCAAATTGGCCCCTGGAAGATGAACTTTTGTGCCATTGTCACCTTGAAATACGCCGCCACCTGCAGCCACACGCCTCAATAATTCCTGTCTGCTCTCCTTTTGGGGTGTTCTGCAGAGCAGGCCAACAACTTGAACCTAACCAAGTAGAAATATTCATTCAACAAGAGCTCTAGCAGATACtgtgaaagaaaaaaaatcgataATGGATAAGTTAAAGGTCTCACATGAGGAGGACATTTTTTCGTCAGATGAGATAGTACAGTCTCCTTAATAACCTCCAAGAGTGACTTCCTCTGAGAGTGAGAAGAATAAATGAACAAATACATAAATCATAGTACTTGTCAATGAACTACAAAATTATCAGTCAACAAGAACAAAACTGATAGAAATCCATATGATTCCATcataaaaccaattggtgatatGATAAGTGACCCTTGAGACTAATATGGTGGTTTCAGTTCTCTCTTTACACGCCCATCCTCAAACCCTTCACGGTAACCCTTTGTGGACTTTTTCTTGATTGAGTTGGACCAGCCCTCTATTGAACTAGCCCAAATTTAAAGTTCATATATGGTTGGCTCAATCAATTTCCAATGTCAGTTCAGATATTCTGGGTTAGTTAAATTTAACCCACAATTGGCAACCCGATCTAATACCATGATAGAAACCTATAGAGTTCCATcttaaaaccaattggtgatgGGAGAAGTGACTCATGAAACTTATATAGTGGTTTCAGTACTCTCTTTACACTAATGTGGGATATtgttatagtattaatttatatttcatttgcCAACCTAAGCTATTGATGTCCAGTCCAATATGCAATCCCGGTGTAGCAACATCTTCAACATAGATCATTGATGGTATCAAGTGCACAAtcatttcaaacaaatttgaaaatataaaatatcagTCGCCTAACAAGCTTATTTTCTATGATGACTTGCTGGTAGGAAATTTCAATCATTACCTTATCATCTTCATCCCGTGCAGCAAGCTGTATCATGTAATCGAGAGCCATCATAAACCCCGACTCCATCTGATCAACTCTCTTGCCAATGACTCCCTGTGCAGCCAATTGGACTGCCACCTCCTCAGATGCTTCATCCATGTTCATATCCTCCAACTACTCATACACATTAAAAAGGTATTAGAAATGTCTACCATACAACTTGCTTATATGTCAAAATATGGACAAATCTGTATGATCCGGAAAttctacaaaatttaaaaagcaACATTTGTTCCGTAGAACTTGTTCTTAATATTCATTTGACCATAAGTTAATAATAACCAGAGGGCTGTAGTTCTGAATGTCCATGCCCTAGGTTACAAAACATTTCTTAATgcttgaaaatgaaaagtttgaGTACGAACATAACACCGCCTAGAAAACTAACAAGAGTTcatgattttcttttgaatgATTAACACATGCCAATAAATACTTCCATCATGTACTTTGGTAATTTCAGCTCACACTATATGGAGCATTTCTGAAGAATATTAACACATATTCTGCACAATTAGTTATCTATGTCTTAAATTAGTTTCAGCACAAGTATATTCAAGATGCAAAATTAGGTACCACAGTCGATATCGGCGAAGTTCCCAATAAAATTAAGGGGTATTGGCGCTTAATATCCCGAAACTTTCCAAAAGTTTGTTTTTACACACGAACTTTAAACTTGACATATACTATCATGAACTTATATAGTTGTTGCATTTTTATCACCAACAACAAAATCCGACTATATTTCACTTACCATCACAACACATCGGATATGGTTATCAATGCAAAATGATAGTTATGTGATTAcgaaaatatgataatatatccCGATAGTCGGATTTTGCTAAGGGTGATAAAAATGCAACAACTATATAAGTTCATTATATGTCAACTTTAAAGTTGGTgtgaaaattttgtaatattaggCGCCAATACCCCTGAAATGAAAGAGTAAaattgagaaagaagaaaacaattgAAGACTTACGAGCTTAATCATCTCTTCAAGAACAGAGGTGACCTGC harbors:
- the LOC125221980 gene encoding protein PEP-RELATED DEVELOPMENT ARRESTED 1, chloroplastic; protein product: MAYAGVPSTAFSSVCVTNSHQSIFRRSYYLKHTPSRSNFPSLSATHAGATINGDDTSKGPGEEKWDASQYQALLKGGEQVTSVLEEMIKLLEDMNMDEASEEVAVQLAAQGVIGKRVDQMESGFMMALDYMIQLAARDEDDKRKSLLEVIKETVLSHLTKKCPPHVQVVGLLCRTPQKESRQELLRRVAAGGGVFQGDNGTKVHLPGANLNDIANQADDLLETMESRPVIPDRKLLARLVLIREEARGMMGGGILDERNDRGLNTLPEPEVNFLAKLVALRPGITVRNMIKSVMQGKDEGADNSDNQEGAGRASITGRKPLPVRPGMFLETVSKVLGGIYAGNTSGITAQHLEWVHQNTLQILQEIAF